The Apium graveolens cultivar Ventura chromosome 3, ASM990537v1, whole genome shotgun sequence sequence ACCTTCCTTGTCTCATAAACCATCATTTCTCTTGTTTCTCCATTCTATTCAAACAACTAAACCTACCTTAACTCCATGGCTCGACACAAGAACGAGCTATACGTGACCGTTCCGAGCCTATTCCGTTGCCCGATCTCAATGGACGTGATGAAATCTCCAGTGAGTCTCTGCACAGGTGTGACCTACGACCGTTCCAGCATCACAACCTGGCTCAATTCAGGCCACAATACCTGTCCAGCCACTGCTCAAATCCTTCACTCCACCGACATCATCCCTAATCTCACTCTCCGTAGTCTCATTCGCTGCTGGAATAACTCTCTCCTTGTTCTCCCGGACTCTCCTGCTGCTAATTCTTCGCGTAATCGTCCATCAGAATCCATCACTTTTTCACCTGTAGACGCGAAACAGATACTCCAGTCGCTTAGGAATGTTGTGGAAAAGAAATCTGAATTTTATTCGAATGCTATATCCCACATTCTCGAGTTCATTATGTTTGCCGACGAGAATGTAGAGTTTGTGTTGAATTATGAAGGATTCGTTACTGCGATTGTTGAGATTTTCAACGAATTTGCTGGAATTGAAGTTCTCGAATTGGCGATCTTACTATTCGACTTTATTATATTTGATAGTAGAGAGAGACATAAGCTGATTGCCGAGCTTTATCGATTTTCTGTGTCTCCGTTCGTTATAATTCTTCGAAAAGGCAAGTTAAATTCGCGGATCAGTTCAGCGAAGGTTCTGGAATTGATTTCCAGAACCGATGAAACTCGAAACAAAGTTATTCAGCAAAAGAACCTACTCGCTGAATTGTTTAATTTACTAAACTCCGAAACTGATAGCAAAGCAATCGACGCCGCTTTATCGGCATTGATCACCGTGACAACTACGAAATTCGTGAAAACCGAGTTAATTCGGTTCGGAATCGTCAAAACCGGAGTAAAAGTCCTCTCTGGTTCAGACCAAACCGGTCCGATCATCGAAAAAATGATGAAACTGTTGGAGTTAGTTTCGACTTGCACGGAAGGCCGCAATGCAATAAGTGAAGACGCGAAATGCGTGTCAGTTATAATTCATAGACTGATGAAAGTCTCCGATATCGTGACGGAGCACGGTATCGGAGTGATCCATAGCGTGTGTTATCTTAGCCGTGATCGGACGGCTAGAGAAGCGACAATGAGAAGTAATGGATTAACAAAAGTGTTATTGGTAATGCAAAGTGATTGCTCAGGTAGAGTAAAGCAAATGTGTGGTGAGTTGGTGAAAGTGTTCCGAGTTAACTCAAAATCGTGTTTGGCGAATTATGAGACTCGGATGAGTCATATAACGCCGTATTGACTCGGTTGGTTGGTGATGGTGTTGAATACTACTGAGTTGgtgataatattaatattttttggAGCATTGTTTGTTTGACTAATTTGTTATAGCGGTTATTATTTGACCAAAAGCGTAGGATATCTAGAAACAAATTGTAGTATCTATCTAGATTTATATCCAAGTTCGAAAGTGTTTGATTGACATTTGAACTAAAGAGATTCATTCAAAGAAGAGTACTTGTTCATCAACATTTTGCTCTCTTATTTTTTATCTGTGACATTATTTTGCAACCATGATTATGATCGACCTTTGTTCGAATCTTACAAGTCACAAATATTGAAAAAATTCCTCTCAAAAAATGTGCAGGACAATTTTTTTAGAGGAACAAATATTTTAGAGGTCTATTCCCATGTTGTAAACATGGCGTTCGAAACTTCTTTAATGTTTAAAATATCaaagataaaaaaaaaatatcgGTTCAATGGCAGgttaatttatatttttacatatactcgttataatttaattttttctaagATACAGCATGTTCAACTTACCTCTgtaacataaaatttaatttaatttggTCAAAAAAGTTGAGATCCTAAAATATGAAATGTGTATATTTAGTTAGTGTGGGGAATAAATATCTTGACGTTTAGCAGTTGTCTTGCCAAAACATATGAATACTAAATATGAGATTGGCTTGACGAATGGACATGCCACGGTGCGtccatataatatataaataaagtATATATGGGTGTCCTTCCACAGGCACAGGTGCAACCAGCATTGTTTAGTAGTACAATGAAATATTGCTGGAGTACACTGTTTACCCAcattattttttctaatttattttttttgttaaaaatgaatttttttcgaacttatattttgatatttttgaattaatattttaaactaatatatttaaattttaatattgaatttaaaatttttaaatgaaaatgtattttttaattatttgttcgaaatagtattttcgaattttattataagggaatattctgagttttatgttttttttaatattgtgagttttatgttttttttttgtttttcttgtacttatccaatttaatttatcaatttttaatttatagtaaaagaatataatgctaaaaattaaaaatgtggaaaactaaaaaaataaaattttatcgatttttcgttagctataaaaaaatataaaaacaacTCAGCCCCGGAATGCAAAAtattttttcgtaacaaataaaaaaaataccaTCTGCCACCTACAGCATTGTTTCGGCTAGTGCAGTGAAACATTGCTGGAGGACGTTATTTTAAATGTAACGGTTCTTGCTCcctttatttttctaatttatttttttgttaaaaatgaatttttaaatattttttcgaacttatattttgatatttttgaattaatattttaaactaaaatatttaaattcaatattgaatttaaaatttttgagtggaaaagtattttttaattatttgttcgaaatagtattttcgaatttttattataacggaatattgtgagttttatgttttttttaatattgtgagttttatgttttttttatttttcttgcacttgtccaatttagtttatcaatttttaatttatggtaaacgaatataatgctaaaaaattgaaaatgtggaaaactaaaaaattggaattttatcgatttttcgttaactacaaaaaaatataaaacaactcaaccccggaatgctaaatattttttcgtaacaaataaaaaaaatgcTATCTGCCACCTAcaacattgtttcattgcggttagtgcaatgaaacattggTGGAGGACTttgttttaaatgtaacggtttttgctcgctttatttttctaatttatttttttttgttaaaaatgaatttttaaatattttttcgaacttatattttgatattttttaattaatattttaaactaaaatatttaaatttaatattgaatttaaaatttttgagtgaaaaagtatttttttaattatttgttcgaaatagtattttcgaatttttattataacggaatattgtgagttttatgttttatttatttttcttgtatttgtccaatttaatttatcaatttttaatttatagtaaacgaatatgATGTTAAAAATTGCAAATGtggaaaataaaaaaattaaattttatcgattttcgttagctataaaaaaatataaaacaactcagccccctgaatgctaaatattttttcgtaacaaataaaaaaaataccctCTCTCACCTACAGCATTGTTTCATTGTggctagtgcaatgaaacattgccggatgacgttgttttaaatgtaacggttcttgctcgctttatttttctaatttatttttttgttaaaaatgaatttttaaatattttttcgaacttatattttgatatttttgaattaatattttaaactaaaatatttaaatttaatactaaatttaaattttttgagtggaaaagtattttttaattatttgttcgaaatagtattttcgaatttttatcataacggaatattgtgagttttttgtttttttaatattgtgagttttatgttttttttaatttttcttgtacttgtccaatttagtttatcaatttttaatttatagtaaacgaatatgatgctaaaaattgaaaatgtgggaaataaaaaaattaaattttatcgattttcgatagctataaaaaaatataaaacaacttatcccccggaatgctaaatattttttcgtaacaaataaaa is a genomic window containing:
- the LOC141712911 gene encoding U-box domain-containing protein 28-like; its protein translation is MARHKNELYVTVPSLFRCPISMDVMKSPVSLCTGVTYDRSSITTWLNSGHNTCPATAQILHSTDIIPNLTLRSLIRCWNNSLLVLPDSPAANSSRNRPSESITFSPVDAKQILQSLRNVVEKKSEFYSNAISHILEFIMFADENVEFVLNYEGFVTAIVEIFNEFAGIEVLELAILLFDFIIFDSRERHKLIAELYRFSVSPFVIILRKGKLNSRISSAKVLELISRTDETRNKVIQQKNLLAELFNLLNSETDSKAIDAALSALITVTTTKFVKTELIRFGIVKTGVKVLSGSDQTGPIIEKMMKLLELVSTCTEGRNAISEDAKCVSVIIHRLMKVSDIVTEHGIGVIHSVCYLSRDRTAREATMRSNGLTKVLLVMQSDCSGRVKQMCGELVKVFRVNSKSCLANYETRMSHITPY